In Archangium violaceum, the following are encoded in one genomic region:
- a CDS encoding chemotaxis protein CheA: MNQAGKALSEFVAEGTEILEALGKDLLVLDQQRGQEPDPDLINGIFRAAHSLKGLSALFGQERIAKLGHQAEDLLDRLRLGKLSLDDQVLDTLIESLDVLQGLLAEASREESTAVMSQRAVELGSRLANMGAASPAADEDPLDRLELDPQVRAVFTEYEEHRLRENVRRGVALWRVRAAFDLSDFDTGLGELNSRLKPLGEVVSTLPSSEPGGATGIAFDLIFGAKVPAEELAAKLQGTPAQLFELKARPAAGSGAQAAPAPASVAQVVRRSGSEAPPEEAPAAPAPPKKGGRKKAKTPKAPVLHAVEPASPKAPPQEPLFQDEPDVPTPLRPETSAPPVRTLMEDPGSRGTRSESESLRSLTQTVRVDIGRLDALMNTVGELLLIKANLQRMAEAARQDGPVTVSKMWGQELSRETRQLERKLDALQQGLLEARMVPVGQVFDKLARLVRRIARDAGKEIDFVISGGEVELDKLIVEELSDPLMHIIRNAIDHGAESPEAREAAGKSRRARVSLRAEQKGNHVVIEVSDDGSGIDELGVREMALRKGLITEAQAREMSRREVLNLIFLPGFSTARSVSELSGRGVGLDVVKNNIGNLSGIIDVWSERGQGTAFHLTLPVTLAIIRALVVGVSGRTYAVPLNSVLEILSVKPSEIRTVERREVLDTRGTTLPLMRLARLFGHPERNNDRHFVVVAGLAQERLGIAVDELQGQQDIVVKSLGGRLQGVRGISGAADLANRRTVLVLDVGALLEEGMSLERRRA; this comes from the coding sequence GTGAACCAGGCGGGAAAAGCACTGTCGGAGTTCGTCGCCGAGGGCACGGAGATCCTCGAGGCCCTGGGCAAGGATCTGCTCGTGCTGGATCAGCAGCGCGGTCAGGAGCCGGACCCGGACCTCATCAACGGCATCTTCCGGGCGGCGCACTCGCTCAAGGGCCTCTCCGCCCTCTTCGGCCAGGAGCGCATCGCCAAGCTGGGCCACCAGGCCGAGGATCTGCTGGACCGGCTGCGCCTGGGCAAGCTGTCGCTGGATGACCAGGTGCTCGACACCCTCATCGAGTCGCTGGACGTGCTCCAGGGCTTGCTGGCGGAGGCCTCGCGCGAGGAGTCCACGGCCGTCATGTCCCAGCGCGCGGTGGAGCTGGGCTCGCGGCTGGCGAACATGGGCGCCGCCTCGCCCGCGGCCGATGAGGATCCACTGGACCGGTTGGAGCTGGATCCGCAGGTGCGCGCCGTCTTCACCGAGTACGAGGAGCACCGCCTGCGCGAGAACGTGCGCCGCGGCGTGGCCCTCTGGCGCGTCCGGGCCGCGTTCGACCTGTCCGACTTCGACACCGGGCTGGGCGAGCTCAACTCGCGCCTCAAGCCCCTGGGCGAGGTGGTCAGCACGCTCCCCTCGTCGGAGCCGGGTGGGGCCACCGGCATCGCGTTCGATCTCATCTTCGGCGCCAAGGTGCCCGCCGAGGAGCTGGCGGCGAAGCTCCAGGGCACGCCCGCGCAGCTCTTCGAGCTGAAGGCGCGCCCCGCGGCGGGCTCCGGGGCCCAGGCCGCTCCGGCACCGGCCTCCGTGGCCCAGGTCGTCCGGCGCTCCGGGTCCGAGGCCCCCCCCGAGGAGGCGCCCGCCGCGCCCGCTCCCCCCAAGAAGGGTGGGCGGAAGAAGGCCAAGACCCCCAAGGCCCCGGTGCTGCACGCGGTCGAGCCGGCCAGTCCGAAGGCGCCCCCCCAGGAGCCGCTGTTCCAGGACGAACCCGACGTGCCCACCCCCCTCCGTCCCGAGACGTCCGCGCCTCCGGTGCGCACGCTGATGGAGGACCCAGGCTCCCGGGGGACCCGGTCGGAGAGCGAGTCGCTGCGCTCGCTCACCCAGACAGTGCGTGTGGACATCGGCCGGCTGGACGCGCTGATGAACACCGTGGGCGAGCTGCTGCTCATCAAGGCCAACCTGCAGCGCATGGCGGAGGCCGCGCGGCAGGATGGTCCGGTGACGGTCTCCAAGATGTGGGGCCAGGAGCTGTCGCGCGAGACGCGGCAGTTGGAGCGCAAGCTGGACGCGCTGCAGCAGGGCCTGCTCGAGGCACGCATGGTGCCGGTGGGCCAGGTGTTCGACAAGCTGGCCCGGCTGGTGCGCCGCATCGCCCGGGACGCGGGCAAGGAGATCGACTTCGTCATCAGCGGCGGCGAGGTGGAGCTGGACAAGCTCATCGTCGAGGAGCTGAGCGATCCCCTCATGCACATCATCCGCAACGCGATCGACCACGGCGCCGAGTCGCCGGAGGCGCGCGAGGCGGCGGGCAAGTCGCGGCGGGCGAGGGTGTCGCTGCGGGCCGAGCAGAAGGGCAACCACGTCGTCATCGAGGTGAGCGACGACGGCTCGGGCATCGACGAGCTGGGCGTGCGCGAGATGGCCCTGCGCAAGGGCCTCATCACCGAGGCGCAGGCGCGGGAGATGAGCCGGCGCGAGGTGCTCAACCTCATCTTCCTGCCGGGCTTCTCCACCGCCCGCAGCGTGTCCGAGCTGTCCGGCCGCGGCGTGGGCCTGGACGTGGTGAAGAACAACATCGGCAACCTGTCCGGCATCATCGACGTGTGGAGCGAGCGGGGGCAGGGCACCGCCTTCCACCTCACGCTGCCCGTCACCCTGGCCATCATCCGCGCCCTGGTGGTGGGAGTGAGTGGGCGCACCTACGCGGTGCCGCTCAACAGCGTGCTGGAAATCCTCTCCGTGAAGCCGTCGGAGATCCGCACGGTGGAGCGGCGCGAGGTGCTGGACACGCGCGGCACCACGCTGCCCCTCATGCGCCTGGCGCGGCTCTTCGGCCACCCCGAGCGCAACAACGACCGGCACTTCGTGGTGGTGGCGGGGCTGGCCCAGGAGCGGTTGGGCATCGCCGTGGACGAGCTACAGGGCCAGCAGGACATCGTCGTCAAGTCCCTCGGAGGCCGCCTGCAGGGCGTGCGAGGGATCTCCGGAGCGGCGGATCTGGCCAACCGGCGGACCGTGCTGGTGCTGGACGTCGGTGCCCTGCTCGAAGAGGGAATGAGCCTGGAGCGGCGTCGGGCGTGA
- a CDS encoding riboflavin synthase: protein MFTGLIQDIGVVERVIPGGMTDVWIRTALGARDFALGESIAVDGACLTVVERGGDSFRVQAAPETLRRTTLGGAGPGSRVNLERALALGDRLGGHLVSGHVDAVSEVLETRPEGGSWVMLFRLPPELAPFFIEKGSVAIDGISLTVNSVGPDRFGVQLIPETQERTTLRAKAVGERVNLEADMIGKYVARLVSLRQGPGGGLSEAVIKAAGFGG from the coding sequence ATGTTCACCGGACTCATCCAGGACATCGGTGTGGTGGAGCGGGTCATCCCCGGCGGGATGACGGACGTGTGGATTCGGACGGCGCTGGGCGCCCGGGACTTCGCGCTCGGCGAGTCCATCGCGGTCGATGGCGCCTGCCTCACCGTCGTGGAGCGCGGCGGGGACTCGTTCCGCGTCCAGGCCGCCCCGGAGACCCTCCGGCGCACCACCCTGGGCGGTGCCGGCCCCGGCTCGCGCGTCAACCTCGAGCGCGCCCTGGCCCTGGGCGACCGGCTGGGCGGCCACCTCGTCAGCGGCCACGTCGACGCCGTCAGCGAGGTGCTGGAGACCCGCCCCGAGGGCGGCTCGTGGGTGATGCTCTTCCGGCTCCCCCCGGAGCTCGCCCCCTTCTTCATCGAGAAGGGCTCGGTGGCCATCGACGGCATCAGCCTCACCGTCAACTCGGTGGGCCCGGACCGCTTCGGCGTGCAGCTCATCCCCGAGACCCAGGAGCGCACCACCCTGCGCGCCAAGGCCGTGGGCGAGCGCGTGAACCTGGAAGCGGACATGATTGGCAAGTACGTGGCGCGGCTGGTGTCGCTGCGCCAGGGGCCCGGTGGTGGGCTCTCCGAGGCGGTCATCAAGGCGGCCGGTTTCGGCGGTTGA
- a CDS encoding MerR family transcriptional regulator: MNIGQLSRLSGASARSIRHYEKAGLLVSSRQGNGYRDFGPEVVLRVQHIVRMIRLGFSLEEIATFPACMFTGTSNVICPHTLAAHHEKLSDIERQLAELEARRVRLVETLGASHKRG; the protein is encoded by the coding sequence ATGAATATCGGGCAGTTGTCCAGGCTGTCGGGCGCGAGTGCGCGCTCGATCCGCCATTACGAGAAGGCAGGGCTGCTCGTCTCGAGCCGCCAGGGCAATGGCTATCGTGATTTCGGTCCCGAGGTCGTGCTTCGGGTCCAGCACATCGTCCGGATGATCCGCCTGGGCTTCTCGCTCGAGGAGATCGCCACCTTCCCGGCGTGCATGTTCACGGGCACGTCGAACGTCATCTGCCCGCATACCCTCGCGGCCCACCACGAGAAGCTCTCCGACATCGAACGGCAGCTCGCCGAGCTGGAGGCACGTCGCGTCCGGCTCGTCGAGACGCTCGGGGCTTCGCACAAGCGAGGATGA
- the ribH gene encoding 6,7-dimethyl-8-ribityllumazine synthase: MPRYIEGDFLPPKGRFAICVARFNAFITEELVKGAVDTLVRHGVADGDIDVYRCPGTYELPALTRRVSESRAYVGIITLGAVIRGGTPHFDYVAGECAKGIGNVAFTSQASVTFGVLTCDTVEQAIDRAGVKAGNKGSEAALACIEMVNLHVKLATLTEGKRG; the protein is encoded by the coding sequence ATGCCCCGTTACATTGAAGGTGACTTTCTTCCCCCCAAGGGCCGTTTCGCCATCTGCGTGGCCCGTTTCAACGCGTTCATCACCGAGGAGCTGGTGAAGGGCGCCGTGGACACGCTGGTCCGTCACGGAGTGGCCGACGGCGACATCGACGTCTACCGCTGCCCCGGCACCTACGAGCTGCCGGCGCTCACCCGCCGCGTGTCCGAGTCGCGCGCCTACGTGGGCATCATCACCCTGGGCGCCGTCATCCGCGGTGGCACGCCCCACTTCGACTACGTGGCCGGTGAGTGCGCCAAGGGCATTGGCAACGTGGCCTTCACCTCCCAGGCGTCCGTCACGTTCGGCGTGCTGACGTGCGACACGGTGGAGCAGGCCATCGACCGGGCCGGCGTGAAGGCCGGCAACAAGGGCTCCGAGGCCGCCCTCGCCTGCATCGAGATGGTCAACCTGCACGTGAAGCTGGCCACCCTGACGGAAGGGAAGAGGGGCTAG
- a CDS encoding response regulator, whose amino-acid sequence MKFKILIVEDSKASRELIAATVESISGLEAFVTSSGFEALKLLPRHRFDLIITDINMPDINGLELINFVKKNPNYRDTPLFIVTTEGREKDRDRGLALGAAEYLVKPFSPQSLEGLVRRYLKLA is encoded by the coding sequence ATGAAGTTCAAGATCCTGATCGTGGAGGATTCCAAGGCTTCGCGGGAGTTGATTGCCGCGACGGTGGAGTCCATCTCCGGTCTGGAGGCCTTCGTCACCAGCAGCGGTTTCGAGGCGCTCAAGCTTTTGCCCCGGCATCGGTTCGACCTCATCATCACCGACATCAACATGCCGGACATCAACGGGTTGGAGCTCATCAACTTCGTCAAGAAGAACCCCAACTACCGTGACACGCCGCTGTTCATCGTCACCACCGAGGGGCGCGAGAAGGACCGTGACCGCGGGCTGGCGCTGGGCGCGGCCGAGTACCTCGTCAAGCCCTTCTCTCCGCAGAGCCTGGAAGGGCTCGTGCGCCGTTACCTGAAGCTCGCGTGA
- a CDS encoding cell wall anchor protein gives MDVESSVGVETGQRALATVSFRSSATGGGVALKSLGLIKPPGTAQGDVLLARIVNRDNVTATVTPPAGWTLIRSDQSASQLKAWVFYKVAGGAEPASYTFSIDLTSNLAGSIVAFSGADPVNPIDAQSGQKNGLTASFITPAITTTASNGVAVWFGSQIWTGSACPASPIVPPSGFTEAFDTCLVSSSTGIIYDAAYLQLGAAGPQPAFNGSSPYANTNIAQVVALRPASTPGCTVGDTFSSTVTTVGTVASTAIVEPSGLAASRVTPGVLYVHNEDTTAVVAISTSNASTVGSFTVANVTPADWEDIATGPCPAGQCIYMGDIGRISANFPTPPSTFAVYRMKEPDIAGGQTSGTLTAEQFPFKYPDTPQNAESIMVHPTTGDIYVITKDGSGLSKVYKFPQPLPAPGTMSTLLFVANLQLPTNGDTNFASATAAAIHPCANRFLLRTYRKVYEYRAPAGGAFETAFAATPVSLTDTVEGQGEAIEYEANGAGYFTMSESPSPFKLKYVSRQ, from the coding sequence ATGGACGTCGAATCCTCTGTCGGTGTGGAGACCGGTCAGCGGGCGCTGGCGACGGTGAGCTTCCGGAGCAGCGCCACGGGAGGCGGAGTCGCGCTCAAGTCCCTTGGCCTCATCAAGCCGCCGGGAACCGCGCAGGGGGACGTGTTGCTCGCGCGGATCGTCAACCGGGACAACGTCACCGCGACCGTGACACCGCCCGCGGGCTGGACGTTGATCCGCTCGGACCAGAGTGCTTCGCAGCTCAAGGCCTGGGTCTTCTACAAGGTCGCGGGCGGCGCCGAGCCCGCCAGCTACACGTTCTCCATCGACCTCACGAGCAACCTCGCGGGCAGCATCGTGGCGTTCTCTGGGGCGGACCCCGTCAATCCCATCGACGCGCAGAGCGGCCAGAAGAACGGGCTCACCGCGAGCTTCATCACGCCCGCCATCACCACCACCGCTTCCAATGGCGTGGCGGTCTGGTTCGGCTCGCAGATCTGGACGGGCTCCGCCTGCCCGGCGAGCCCCATCGTTCCTCCCTCGGGCTTCACGGAGGCGTTCGATACGTGCCTGGTCTCCTCCTCCACGGGAATCATCTATGACGCGGCGTACCTGCAACTGGGCGCCGCTGGACCGCAGCCCGCGTTCAACGGCAGCTCGCCGTACGCCAACACGAACATCGCCCAGGTCGTCGCGCTCCGTCCGGCGAGCACGCCCGGCTGCACCGTCGGAGACACGTTCTCCAGCACGGTGACGACGGTGGGGACCGTGGCGTCCACCGCCATCGTGGAGCCGTCCGGCCTGGCCGCCAGCCGCGTCACCCCGGGTGTCCTCTACGTGCACAACGAGGACACCACCGCCGTGGTCGCCATCAGCACCAGCAACGCGAGCACGGTGGGCAGCTTCACCGTCGCCAACGTGACGCCGGCGGACTGGGAGGACATCGCCACGGGTCCGTGCCCGGCCGGTCAATGCATCTACATGGGAGACATTGGCCGCATCAGCGCGAACTTCCCCACGCCTCCGTCCACCTTCGCGGTCTACCGAATGAAGGAGCCCGACATCGCGGGTGGACAGACGAGCGGCACCCTGACCGCGGAGCAGTTCCCGTTCAAGTATCCGGACACGCCGCAGAACGCCGAGTCCATCATGGTGCACCCGACGACCGGTGACATCTACGTCATCACCAAGGACGGGTCCGGGCTGAGCAAGGTGTACAAGTTCCCCCAGCCGCTGCCCGCCCCTGGGACGATGTCGACCCTGCTCTTCGTGGCGAACCTTCAGCTGCCGACGAATGGCGACACCAACTTCGCCTCCGCGACGGCCGCGGCCATCCACCCCTGCGCCAATCGCTTCCTGCTCAGGACCTACCGCAAGGTCTACGAGTACCGCGCGCCGGCCGGGGGCGCCTTCGAGACGGCCTTCGCGGCCACCCCCGTCTCCCTGACGGACACCGTGGAAGGGCAGGGTGAGGCGATCGAGTACGAGGCCAACGGCGCGGGCTACTTCACGATGAGCGAGAGCCCCTCGCCCTTCAAGCTGAAGTACGTCAGCCGACAGTAG
- a CDS encoding ketopantoate reductase family protein, with amino-acid sequence MSGAPRVLLVGAGAVGQVFGKYLQAAGCELSFLVKEKYAEEARRGYPLYELGLFSRRPRPVLFSGFGVRVSAREVAAERWDQVWLCVSSTALRDGNWVGELARATGDATWVMLQPALDDRDWLLQWVPEERLVSGMIPFLSFHAPLKPGDPLEGPGTAFWMPPMSRGLFSGPPERLQGVLRPLRAGGYPASRSEDVARAAAIPTAVLTVFINELESAGWSFDRFRERAHLERLQGAAREAVQIAARHTRTSASAVLPLLRPAFFKVLLAVASRVAPIDLETYLRVHFTKVGAQTRLMMRTYIDLGRTQEQPVQALQASVHGA; translated from the coding sequence ATGAGCGGAGCCCCCCGAGTCCTGTTGGTCGGTGCAGGTGCGGTCGGCCAGGTGTTTGGGAAGTACCTCCAGGCGGCCGGCTGCGAGCTGTCCTTCCTGGTCAAGGAGAAGTACGCGGAGGAGGCCCGGCGAGGCTACCCGCTGTACGAGCTCGGCCTGTTCTCACGGCGGCCCAGGCCGGTCCTGTTCTCCGGGTTCGGCGTGCGCGTCTCGGCCCGGGAGGTCGCGGCCGAGCGGTGGGATCAGGTCTGGCTCTGCGTCTCCTCGACGGCGCTGCGTGACGGGAACTGGGTGGGAGAGCTCGCCCGGGCCACGGGGGACGCCACCTGGGTCATGCTCCAGCCCGCGCTGGACGACCGGGACTGGCTGCTGCAATGGGTTCCCGAGGAGCGGCTCGTCTCCGGGATGATTCCCTTCCTCAGCTTCCATGCGCCACTGAAGCCCGGGGATCCGTTGGAGGGACCCGGCACGGCCTTCTGGATGCCACCGATGTCGCGAGGCCTGTTCAGCGGGCCCCCGGAGCGCCTCCAGGGAGTCCTCCGCCCCCTGCGGGCCGGTGGGTACCCGGCCAGCCGCAGCGAGGACGTGGCACGGGCCGCGGCGATTCCCACCGCGGTACTGACCGTCTTCATCAACGAGCTGGAATCGGCGGGATGGAGCTTCGATCGGTTCCGCGAGCGGGCGCACCTGGAACGGCTCCAGGGAGCGGCGCGGGAGGCGGTCCAGATCGCGGCCCGGCACACACGGACGAGCGCCTCCGCCGTCCTCCCACTCCTCCGCCCGGCCTTCTTCAAGGTGCTGCTCGCCGTCGCCTCCCGGGTCGCACCCATCGACCTGGAGACCTACCTGCGGGTCCACTTCACCAAGGTCGGGGCCCAGACCCGCCTGATGATGCGGACGTACATCGACCTGGGAAGGACGCAGGAGCAGCCGGTCCAGGCGCTTCAGGCCTCGGTCCACGGAGCCTGA
- a CDS encoding peptidoglycan-binding protein yields the protein MVAPISSSRTTALTTARTAMPTVKEGSRGPAVSELQTLLKSKGFNPGAADGVFGPKTKAAVLAFQRSQGIAADGIVGPQTWGRLKGASGPAPTPSPGGRGTADAFVKKALAQDGDRYVFGAETNLNDPNPKAFDCSELVQWAAHQVGVSIPDGTMNQLPHIQRAGKAISVDEALRTKGALLFRPGHVAISLGDGRTIEAKGSKYGVGIFSAHGRGWTAGGLIPGMKY from the coding sequence ATGGTCGCTCCCATCTCCTCGAGCCGCACGACGGCGCTGACGACTGCCCGGACCGCGATGCCCACCGTGAAGGAGGGCTCCCGTGGCCCCGCGGTGAGCGAGCTCCAGACCCTGCTGAAGAGCAAGGGCTTCAACCCCGGTGCGGCGGATGGCGTCTTCGGCCCCAAGACGAAGGCGGCGGTGCTGGCCTTCCAGCGCTCCCAGGGCATCGCGGCGGACGGCATCGTCGGTCCCCAGACGTGGGGCCGGCTGAAGGGCGCCAGCGGTCCGGCTCCGACCCCGAGCCCGGGCGGGCGCGGCACGGCCGATGCCTTCGTGAAGAAGGCGCTCGCGCAGGACGGCGACCGCTACGTCTTCGGCGCCGAGACCAACCTGAACGATCCCAACCCCAAGGCCTTCGACTGCTCGGAGCTGGTGCAGTGGGCGGCGCACCAGGTGGGCGTCTCCATTCCCGATGGGACGATGAACCAGCTGCCGCACATCCAGCGGGCGGGCAAGGCGATCTCCGTCGACGAGGCGCTGCGCACCAAGGGCGCGCTGCTGTTCCGGCCGGGCCACGTCGCCATCAGCCTGGGCGACGGGCGCACCATCGAGGCCAAGGGCTCCAAGTACGGCGTGGGCATCTTCAGCGCCCACGGCCGCGGGTGGACGGCGGGCGGTCTCATCCCAGGCATGAAGTATTGA
- the nusB gene encoding transcription antitermination factor NusB, with protein sequence MGARRTARERALQALYQLEMTPGSVHEALEAAWAATEEARKEPEAVKFARELVEGVMAHRAEIDRLIEQHSHNWRLDRMSRIDRNVLRLGVFELKYRPDIPKKVSLNEAVELGKNFGTEESSAFVNGLLDRVAAALGKQ encoded by the coding sequence ATGGGCGCGCGCAGGACGGCACGGGAGCGGGCGCTTCAGGCGCTCTACCAGCTGGAGATGACGCCGGGCTCCGTCCACGAGGCCCTCGAGGCCGCGTGGGCCGCCACCGAGGAGGCCCGCAAGGAGCCCGAGGCGGTCAAGTTCGCTCGCGAGCTGGTGGAAGGCGTCATGGCGCACCGCGCGGAGATCGACCGGCTCATCGAGCAGCACAGCCACAACTGGCGGCTGGATCGCATGTCCCGCATCGATCGCAACGTGCTGCGCCTGGGCGTCTTCGAGCTGAAGTACCGCCCCGACATCCCCAAGAAGGTGTCCCTCAACGAGGCCGTGGAGCTGGGCAAGAACTTCGGCACCGAGGAGTCCAGCGCCTTCGTCAACGGACTGCTGGACCGCGTGGCCGCGGCGCTGGGGAAGCAGTGA
- a CDS encoding chemotaxis protein CheW: MPSLSVLLDSFFYRPDEDVGLLQELVAGTDETVEPIPEEPPEEYLAFRLEEEHYAVPIREVREIVKVPPLTEVPRAAANLLGVMYLRGEVLPVYDVKVKLRLTDKAQLVAGPDAPEPPRRARIIVVQAEDGLAGLWVDSVSEVVRLRPSMLEVAPPGVGGGERDCVVGLGRRNQQLFILLDIWQALA, encoded by the coding sequence GTGCCCTCCCTGTCCGTCCTGCTCGACAGCTTCTTCTACCGTCCGGACGAGGACGTCGGTCTCCTGCAGGAGCTGGTGGCCGGCACCGACGAGACGGTCGAGCCCATTCCCGAGGAACCTCCCGAGGAGTACCTGGCCTTCCGGTTGGAGGAGGAGCACTACGCGGTGCCCATCCGCGAGGTGCGGGAGATCGTGAAGGTACCGCCGCTCACCGAGGTGCCTCGCGCCGCGGCCAACCTGCTCGGGGTGATGTACCTGCGCGGCGAGGTGCTGCCCGTCTACGACGTGAAGGTGAAGCTGCGGCTGACCGACAAGGCGCAGCTGGTGGCGGGCCCGGACGCACCGGAGCCCCCGCGCCGCGCGCGCATCATCGTGGTGCAGGCGGAGGACGGGCTGGCCGGCCTCTGGGTGGACTCCGTCTCCGAGGTGGTGCGGCTGCGGCCCTCCATGCTGGAGGTGGCTCCGCCGGGCGTGGGCGGCGGGGAGCGGGACTGCGTGGTGGGGCTCGGGCGGCGCAACCAGCAGCTCTTCATCCTGCTCGACATCTGGCAGGCCCTCGCATGA
- the ribB gene encoding 3,4-dihydroxy-2-butanone-4-phosphate synthase: MARGRQHETDSIALVERALSEIRKGRMVILTDDEDRENEGDLVMAAQKVTPQAINFMATHGRGLICLSLTDERLRRLNLPLMVQDNTSSFQTAFTVSIEASHGVSTGISAADRAHTIQVAVAPNAKPSDLARPGHVFPLRARDGGVLVRTGQTEGSVDLARLAGLEPAGVICEIMNPDGTMARRPDLVKFARKHKMVLLSVADIIRYRLERERLVKRLSEATIERRGQGSFQAYTYGSDVDSAVHVALVKGDISGRQPVLTRVHRACLVGDMLGSAGCDCGSQLEQAFQRIQEEGRGVVIVLQRDVPAKSRLECTHVSNEVSVPGNNDQTRLREFGVGAQILKDLGLSRLRLLTNNPKKIVGLESYSLEVVEQIPLTLSAEPTRRLAARRPPRRRKTS; encoded by the coding sequence ATGGCGCGCGGCAGGCAGCACGAGACGGACAGCATCGCCCTGGTGGAGCGGGCGCTCTCGGAGATCCGCAAGGGTCGGATGGTCATCCTCACCGATGACGAGGACCGTGAGAACGAGGGCGACCTCGTCATGGCGGCGCAGAAGGTGACCCCCCAGGCCATCAACTTCATGGCCACCCACGGGCGTGGGCTCATCTGCCTGTCGCTCACCGACGAGCGCCTGCGCCGCCTCAACCTGCCCCTCATGGTGCAGGACAACACCTCGTCCTTCCAGACGGCCTTCACCGTCTCCATCGAGGCCTCCCACGGCGTCTCCACCGGCATCTCCGCCGCGGACCGCGCCCACACCATCCAGGTGGCGGTGGCCCCCAACGCCAAGCCGAGCGACCTGGCGCGTCCCGGCCACGTCTTCCCCCTGCGCGCCCGCGACGGCGGGGTGCTCGTGCGCACCGGCCAGACCGAGGGCAGCGTGGACCTGGCCCGTCTGGCCGGCCTGGAGCCCGCCGGCGTCATCTGCGAGATCATGAACCCCGACGGGACCATGGCCCGCCGGCCGGACCTGGTGAAGTTCGCCCGGAAGCACAAGATGGTGCTGCTGTCCGTGGCCGACATCATCCGCTACCGGCTCGAGCGCGAGCGGCTCGTCAAGCGCCTCAGCGAGGCCACCATCGAGCGCCGGGGGCAGGGCTCCTTCCAGGCCTACACCTACGGCAGCGACGTGGACAGCGCGGTGCACGTGGCCCTCGTCAAGGGCGACATCTCCGGCCGCCAGCCCGTGCTCACCCGCGTCCACCGCGCCTGCCTCGTGGGCGACATGCTGGGCAGCGCCGGGTGTGACTGCGGCAGCCAGCTCGAGCAGGCCTTCCAGCGCATCCAGGAGGAGGGCCGCGGGGTGGTCATCGTCCTCCAGCGCGACGTGCCCGCGAAGAGCCGGCTGGAGTGCACCCACGTCTCCAACGAGGTGTCCGTGCCGGGCAACAACGACCAGACGCGCCTGCGCGAGTTCGGCGTGGGGGCCCAGATCCTCAAGGACCTGGGGCTGTCCCGGTTGCGGCTGCTCACCAACAACCCCAAGAAGATCGTGGGGTTGGAGAGCTACTCCCTGGAGGTGGTGGAGCAGATTCCGCTCACCCTGTCCGCCGAGCCGACCCGCCGCCTGGCCGCGCGCCGTCCCCCCCGCCGCCGCAAGACGTCCTGA
- a CDS encoding M17 family peptidase N-terminal domain-containing protein: MNVTSYELGLEGLDALQGVDALCLFVGEDDRPLPGSAGYVDWRLCGALSRILQSGFFVGAQDDSLLLPTDGRFPVPRIFVIGLGRRQGLDASSLGEALANAARVLAKAKVEGVALEVPGVGKLEDAARASALNDKFLPAFKGQRVAVLADKELARRLPNRKG, encoded by the coding sequence GTGAACGTCACCTCCTACGAGCTCGGCCTCGAGGGCCTGGACGCGCTGCAGGGCGTGGATGCCCTCTGCCTCTTCGTGGGAGAGGACGACCGGCCCCTTCCCGGCTCGGCCGGCTATGTGGACTGGCGGCTGTGCGGCGCCCTGTCGCGCATCCTCCAGTCCGGCTTCTTCGTGGGCGCACAGGACGACTCCCTCCTGCTGCCCACCGATGGCCGCTTCCCCGTGCCTCGCATCTTCGTCATCGGCCTGGGGCGCCGTCAGGGGCTGGATGCCTCCTCGCTCGGCGAGGCGCTCGCCAACGCCGCCCGCGTGCTGGCCAAGGCGAAGGTGGAGGGGGTGGCCCTCGAGGTGCCCGGCGTCGGCAAGCTGGAAGACGCCGCCAGGGCTTCCGCTTTGAACGACAAGTTCCTCCCGGCTTTCAAGGGACAGCGGGTCGCCGTCCTGGCGGACAAGGAGCTTGCCCGCCGGCTGCCCAACCGCAAGGGCTGA
- a CDS encoding chemotaxis protein CheW produces the protein MRQRFNVLTQPRSDEAAAREERDPLVQLCAFFVGPEEYAVDIMRVEEILPPQRLTPIRGAPPFIEGVIHLRGSIIPVVDLRKRLLGGEAPPATPKTRLLVCWLGRRRVALFVDRVSEVARLRRSEIKPAPAIGAVGPAPFVVGVCGPPERLKLLLDVKALLLAELVRDTGRRMNG, from the coding sequence ATGAGACAGCGCTTCAATGTCCTGACACAGCCCCGGTCCGACGAGGCGGCGGCGAGGGAGGAGCGGGACCCGCTCGTCCAGCTGTGCGCCTTCTTCGTGGGACCGGAGGAGTACGCGGTGGACATCATGCGGGTGGAGGAGATCCTCCCGCCCCAGCGCCTCACGCCCATCCGGGGCGCGCCGCCCTTCATCGAGGGCGTCATCCACCTGCGCGGCTCCATCATCCCCGTGGTGGATCTGCGCAAGCGGCTGCTCGGCGGAGAGGCCCCACCGGCGACGCCCAAGACGCGGCTGCTGGTGTGCTGGCTGGGCCGCAGGCGCGTGGCCCTCTTCGTGGATAGGGTCTCCGAGGTGGCGCGCCTGCGGCGCAGTGAGATCAAACCCGCCCCGGCCATTGGCGCGGTGGGCCCGGCGCCCTTCGTGGTGGGGGTGTGCGGCCCGCCGGAGCGGCTCAAGCTGCTGCTGGACGTGAAGGCGCTGCTTCTGGCGGAGCTGGTGCGCGACACCGGCCGGAGGATGAACGGATGA